The Ostrea edulis chromosome 1, xbOstEdul1.1, whole genome shotgun sequence genomic sequence CGCGGTACAGCAGACACCGCCaggtctccacccctgtagtgtgatcacggtctgtatctgtttattcttaactaaGTTTATATTGTTACtatcagtataaacaagatctccgtcccgtgtcactgctatgtcctgTGGTTGtttccctgacttggtttgtattgatgtcagtagtttactctggaggttgagcagcttcatggtGTCGTTATCCCCgcgtgtccagacttgatcttcactcagacagctaacactgaaTAGTCTGCACATAccatacccagtgtctatggtggcggtgacgcgcggttcatcaagcagtggtttgactggaggagacgatacagcttctgctgacttcattgtgtcgccttgttctgtgttaatggataatggcgacagagaaccaaacatttcacggagcttttctgtgtttattttctgaggagatAAACTCGGTAATGTGACTCGGACTTTAGGAGGTAATTGTCGGAACTCGccattcctagatttgtaagtagacgTTAGAGAGACGTCCTTGGTGTTCAGTATTTTCTTCAGGTCCTCAATGATCTTTCTAAGTTCTGTAATTCTCTGTGTAATTTCATCTGTGTTTTTATCTAGAGCGGCCATatgtttagttttcatctccTGGATGTCGGATTTCcgctggttgacaatggcggtgacCTCCCGGTGTAAGACTTCTCCTTGTTGGTCGGCATCTGTCGTCAGTTTCCCGTATTTCGTTTGTAACTCGGATTTCTCAGTTTGGACATCGgacgccatttcttcatatcggGGACAAATTCTGCTCTCTAGTTCTTCtaaatctttttgtaaattttccgTTTTAGAGCTGAATTTTTCCAGAACATCACATAAATTGTGCCCTCTATGTTTTTTTGAGACacaggtagaacagacaggaacGTCACATTCCTCACAGTAAAGTTCGCTATGTTTATCCGCGTGTGTCGGACATTTTGAGTAGCTAGGAGTAGACTTTCTGTGTAAAAAGTACACGACATTGTGTTTTTTAGATGAATCAGAAAGGTGTTCCTCAACACAGGCCTTACATAAGTGTACATTACAAAGTTCACAGTGACTATGTAGGTCgacagtttcacagaggtcacacagtaggacgGTCTGGGCACTGCGCCGGGGGTGCAGCATTTCTAGTATCTGACTCGCACAAGTTCACTGTCAATGTAAAAAATTGAACATGTCGAcaggttaaacaatatacaagttataatTACAACGTGataaatctaattttcttaaatacaatgaaaacatgATCAGTAATACATACCAAAGATACAGCCCCTCCTTCATCTAAACTGCATACATTATGATCAGTGAGAGCAGATCTTTCacattaattatattttgatcatttaaacaACTATCTTATTCAGTTTTAACAATTTTACGGCACTGCAATGTTTGTCACACCCGTAAATCCAATATGGCCTCCCCGATATTTCGACCTTCCGTCTACAGGTTTAGTCCTGTGATTTCAATGCGCGGCGATGTGATTTCAATGCGCGGCGACAGTTTGTATACGCCATCTAGATAAGATTTAAACTTTAAATTGTCCCAGTGTACATACTTGTTTACCTTCAGAGaccaaaattaaaatcataccaatattctctgtctattgattttatcgtttcaaaacaaatacaatTTCAAGAAGGACAGAGAAACATCATCAGataattttaatgataaattgtgtaagaaaaaaaataaagaataaaaagcCCCCCACCACTTTTTTCTTCTtgtatatacactatataatgTAATGTCCCTTGCACCctgtgattgattgatgttttccgccacactcaacaaattttcagttatatggtggagcccagtttttattggtggaatacaatgtacctgggaagagaccaccgaccttccgaaagtaaactgggaaacttttctcacttaccggtgcgagcgggaGCCGActagaggtgagaggccgtgtgattttgagcgcgatacTCTAACCCACCCTGTGTAATCACTCtcaatagaatgtcttcattcatattgatataAGTTACGGAGAAATCATGGACTGTTCCGATTTTACAGGTGATTAAGTAAGGGTATTCTGCTTTACGTTTTTACAGCTGATTAGGTAAGGATATTCTGCTTTACGTTTTTACAGGTGATCAGGTAAGGAAATTCTGCTTTACGTTTTTACAGGTGATTACGTAAGGATATTCTGCTTTAGGTTTTTACAGGTGATTATGTAAGGATATTCTGCTTTACGTTTTTACAGGTGATTACGTAAGGATATTCTGCTTTAGGTTTTTACAGGTGATTATGTAAGGATATTCTGTTTTACGTTTTTACAGGTGATTACGTAAGGATATTCTGCTTTAGGTTTTTACAGGTGATTATGTAAGGGtattttggtttggttttttttttttttttttttggttttgtttgtttttacaaGTGATTACGGAAGGATATTCGGCTTTACACATGCGATCGGTTTtgttccctatacatgtatcagagACTTTGCCGACAGTGCAACAAACCAGAAACTGTTTTAACGATTTGTATCACTAAATAACGCTAGAAATATATGAAATTTGTAACGtaatataacaatattttttgtttttgttgtagaTTGGGTTGACTGGGACAATGAACATCCAGATATTTTATGTACATACAGCGTGTatgattaaaattttgtttcactCGCGCATGCGAGCTAATTGTATGTTATGTGTTTGAGTTTTATGTTCTCTAGAACTGGTGAATTAGAACAACGATATTTAATACTCGGTTGTTTGTATAATGAGGGTATAAAAACAATGGAGACATGGGATGAATTACAAATACTCGGCGAAGACAACCATCCTCTGAAACATCAACGCACAAACGTTTGGTTCATAGTGTACCAAAATGCATTGGCCATAAGTAATTCAAAAACCCTACTTAGAGAAAAGTCTAGATAATTTTTGCATTGTACTTTAAGCAGGTACATAACATCCTTTTTCGGGaagaaggagggggggggtctGAAAAAATTGATAAGGTAAAATAAAAGGAATCAAAACCTTCagatcctaaaaaaaaaaagggggggggtattaATCCATCAGGGTTCGAACTTGAATTTTCACTGGCCTATGCTAGTTTTGAAAACTCAGTACAATATGCTATTGCTATACACCCATTCTCAGTTAATGTTGACAATTCACAAATCTATTTGctgaaaaaataaagaattccCGAACTGCCCTTTTGTACTTTTTCATATAGCCAAATAATTGCTGCAGGAGAGAGAAATATAATTATCTGCATGTAATTGtcgtttgttttatttttacacaatgTCAAACATAAGCACCCTCTAGCAAGTAAATTCACACTTGAAATGTACGTTACACAAGATCACACGTTTTTGAAAGTTGATATAGCGTTAGTTTCTCTATCAACACGTATTTCTGAAACGAAAGCATGCTGTCAGAATATTGAAACAAAACCTCGGGGTGTATATTTCATGTGGCTAGAAAACTACTTCTTTTATAAACAGACACGCTCTTTTTGTGTCATGGTCTATCATAATCatgttaaaatattgtattgtattcgGGTTTTTTATGCAGCTTTCTCTGTGTATAAAAATCTTGATATtctttaaagaaattaaaactTCAAAATACCTTCCAACTACAGATCATGCGATAATTTTGTATCCCTCATGTTACTGTTAAGATAGTGGGGACTAGTCGTACTTGAATGCGCATTGGCCATGGAAAATTCGAGAACTCTGCTTGGGAGAAAGTCTATTAGATAATTAAATTTTGCATGATACTTAAACAGGTACATAGCATTCTCCCTCAgagagatggggggggggggggatctatCAGGGTTCGAACTTAAATGTTCACTGgcctatattacatgtactagtttgAGATCTAAAGTGAGATTAATATAGTTTTGTCTTGTTTCTCAGTCCATTATAAGACATTGTTtataatgtataaatttatttatttataaaacactcttgttcaagcgtgaatatgccctgtgaatgtaaaattcggtgtaatatcaaggattccatgtgcaaTCTCTTGCAAGATCCAGCATACGAATACATGTatgccaattgtatcttgtcaaaGTCAACTACTTcgtcattttactaccatgttttattttaattctttctattgttttatcattttctttataactcttgcaggtcttttattagtatattatcaatgattattaccataaacattgtacagcgcatagaaactatatgtaattttgcgctttataaatgaataaaataataataattataatgtaaaacttatatggtaccaattttgattcatcagatgcacatttcgacaaacaatgtctcttcagcgatgctcaagccgaaatgaCAATAAACGAGTAAGAactctaaggataagagctatgcatgagggagataatccttaattttgaaatgaatttcacagcaattaaatatacatccgtattttcaagctagtaacgaagtacacAGCTTTTCCCGTTACTACATGCCTGGTTCCGACTGTCAGGTACGTGGAGTAGTCAGGGGCGGATTGAAGAGGAGGCTCAGCCGGCGCgcgccccctaaaattttcaaatttaacgtaaatcgtggtatgtttagaaaaatgtactaaacgataaaagaggcaatgatttcttccactcctaTAGAAATAAACGACAAAATGTTTTCTTGAAGTACTTCATTGGGAgaacttttaaaaataggatcataatttgaacaaacgtcTCTGTATTCTAGATAAGGATTGCACAATTCTTTATCAGATATATCCGTGTAACTCTAAATatcctgaggattataaaatgaaagcgcttgcgttaaaattttaactttgtgtactgtttattctatttcttttaatattttataccgggcactgtgattttttaaaacacaatttggagatatatatatgcaagacTCTAAAGtacgatggtctgcgccaaaatgtgatggtttgttaacgttacggacgccaagGTGCGATGGTGCGGGGTTCAGAAACGTTTTTGACGTCACGTAATTGTGTCGTAATTCTTAACTTCTTTCAAATtaaaaccgaagaaatgcaacatagatgacagcaacggcaaggtttATACTGTTGAAGATAGTGAGAActgcaaagtacatttgttgttgaACTATCTACatcgcccaaacattctttaattcacgATCTTTTATTACTTTGACGTACACGTAATAAATTCCGGGGGTATGCTATAATACAAAACAGTCTATACGATTGCgtgttggaaaattttgtgttaaataatattacatctaaatggtaatgaaatatgtccttatcctttttttatttttgtgcatggatttttagctcacctgaaccgaaggttcaagtgagctattctgatcacattttgtccggcgtccgtctgtccgtctgtctgtaaacttttcacattttcgacttcttctccagaaccactggggccaatttcaacctaacttggccaaaagcatccttgggtgaagggctttcaagtttgttcaaatgaagggccatgtccctttcaaaggggagataatcacaaaaatagggtggggtcatttaaaaatctcaagaaccactgggccagaagagctgaaatttacctgaaagcttcctgacatattgcagattcaagtttgttcaaatcatggcccccggtggtaggatgggaccacaaggggggatcaaagttttacatacaaatatatagggaaaaactttaaaatcttctcaagaaccactgagaaAGAAAacctgagatttacatgaaagcttcctaacataatacagattcaagtttgttcaaatcatgggcccctggggttggatggggccccaaggggggatcaaagttttgcacacaaatatatagggaaaaactttaaaaatcttcttctcaagaaccactaagccagaaaagctgagatttacatgaaagcttcctgacataatgcagattcaagtttgttcaaatcatgggcgcctggggttggatggggccacaataggggatcaaagttttacatacaaatatataggaaaaatctttaaaaatcttcttctcaagaaccactgagccagaaaagctgatttttacatgaaaactttctgacatagtgcagattcaagtttgttcaaatcctggcccccggggataagatggggccccaaggggggatcaaagttttacacacaaatatatagggaaaatctttaaaaatcttcttctcaagaatagcaaagctgtgattaatcatatttatatggaagcatcttcaggtagtgtaaattcaagtttgctcaagtcatgcccccagggggtagggaggggccacaataggggttcaaagtttgacattgaaatatttaaaaaaatatatgttcaaaaatcttcatctcaagaagagcatagtaatgattagtcattttaatgtaaaagcattatcaggtagtgcagattaaaatttgtggaattcatggtcccctggcgaaggttggggccacatagaagatcgatttttttttttttgatttttttttttttttttttttttttacatgggaatatataaggaggagtgtttaagaaattttacatgggaatatataggaaaaaatgtagataaattttcaatcttttcttctcttgttaattttgcatccaaataaatctagtgatataatttcatttttgtcttcatttataaattaagaagaagaaaactcgCCGTTGATTCCTTTTGAACAACTTGGTGAATATCATTAATCTTGGCACCAAAAATCTTTGACTGAAGGGCATTCAATTGTTATAATTACACACTTAATGCACATATTTACAACGTgtatgaccccctattgattttctggtcacacctgccatgttgggtttaaaacataaacactctttttctcaggtgagtgatgtggcccatgggcctcttgttcactGATATTTTAATGTGGAAAAGAACACGGGGTTGGctcagtctgtaccaaaacactgtgtcgtttacaGACCAATggactttggcgtgtcacaccatcgcactatGGCGTATTAGACAATCGCACTTTGGCACAcgagtatatatataatccaaatagaaagagtgcaaaataattaaagaaaaaagcaggaaaatatgtagtcccaaaatacatgtatatttaaatcactagctccaaattatattcaaattactagctccaaaatatattcacttttcatttgaatatattttggaactgcatattttcctgctattttatttaattatagatagatagattgattgattgatatatatAGATCCATAATGTGAATACAAGGTCAAATGcatgttgttggttttttttttacaaagcaCTACAATGACCAACGATACAAACCagcagattgtcaaattttcgggatgaCCTGTCCCTTTTTCTGGACAAACAAAGAGAATTAGATAATGTAGTcaatattaacagagaataatatcaaaacataaaCTACAGAATAATGTTACTAAAGTTTGCAACGTAGACATAGGCGTAGCTACACTAAATCGACAAACCTATTTACACCGAAGACAGGTTTTTAGGGCAATCAATTGTGATACTCTTTTGCGGTGACCTTCATAACCAATTCCTTATGCGTAAAACCCATTCATtagtttccgtgattctatgttgttatttttacacatctaccctagacatgatcagtacgggaatgtctgatgttgattcgaTTTTCtagacttttttcattttttatgagtTGGTccatttgtttatttatttatttttttcttgttctttttcttttaaaatgtttgacgtctccatatgagtgaaaaattatcgagcgagacgttaagcaagatacaatcaatcaatatttcttattatatactttaGGCTATATACTATTATCTGCAACTCGTTGCGTATACGTTTTGGGGTATTAAAATCCCGAGAAGATTACGATACCAAAATATACATCGAGTTCGTACTCTCTGTATAAAAGAATAAACtgacaaaaaaataattctatgaATATCAAGGAAATTGTCTAAAATATAgaaagatttatgaacaatatcgTATGCTTCAAGCGGCTTATTCCGTTGTACAATTTCtctttcaattcttttttttttctttcaaatgtacatgtcgatatcaacattttaacaaaacatgtgccctaattattataaatattatttacaaaattgaaacattACCATCATGCTATTATaggatgaaagatgaagataacgaacagtgatcaatctcataactcctataagcaatacaaaatagatagttgggctaacacagacctctggacacaccagcaTTTAACACCAAGACGTTGCAGGCAACACTGCACATTAAAATCCCCGATTtccccaatctgattaaaatcagctcctcgatccgctcctttatttcttttgatttgtcgctaatcagctcctcgatccgctcctttatttcttttgatttgtcgctaatcagctcctcgatccgctcctttatttcttttgatttgtcgctactcgaggagcgacaaatcaaaagaaataaaggagcggatcgaggagctgattttaatcagattgcgaTTTCCCCGTACAGCGTtgcaaataacaggagtatatatagggCGACGATTCTTATTTCCTCGTTTAAGAATCGATACAACATGTACATAAAGGGGAAATTTCCCCGGGGAGTGGGTTTTCTTGGGGAGGGGGGGATACCATATCAAAGGAAACGGGGCTTGGTTTATTTGGGGTGGATCAAGCTTTATAAGTTTACTAGACGGAATAAAGCCCCTCTCCATAACTCACGCGTTGCATGCAACGCTCCACAGTAAAATCACCGATTATCTTATAGAGCGTTGCAAATACCATGGGCAAATATAGGGCGATGATTCGTATTTCCTCGTTTAagaatcaatatacatgtaaaatgtatataaaGGGGAAGTTTCCCCGGAAAGagggttttttggggggtatCGTATCAGAGAAAATGAGACTTGGTTTCTTTTGGGGGCCCAAGCTAGAGAAGTTTATTAGACGGGATAAAGCCCTTCTCTAGAACTCCACAGTAAAATCACTGCTTTACGAAAATCAACACGAACAACGCGTAAGTTATGCAGAAGGGCTTTATTCCGTCTAATAAACTTCTTTAGCTTGATCCAAACCCCATTTTCTCTGATAtggtaaccccccccccccccccccccccccccaagaaaacCCTCTTTATGTACACTGTACGTTTTATAATGATTCCTAAccgaagcggattataaaaaagcgtaaattgacccaaaccaggttatactcgtataacttgccccagaatttaaagtcattccttataattcaatacaagagacaaagatgctaaccttcgattatcaaaatgtacataaagttGTGATAAaatcggaaaaatacaagtcaactgagccgcgcgatgattcacttagcaacgaCACGAAGCgtctccatgtaaaacttatacggtaccaattgtgaAGGTatccatctttaatcttagttctacggagcctagccatttatcaaaatattgaatcgaaAGTGAAGAAATATTGGATATAAAGCACAGGAAATTTAACTTTATTTgaatacccacttccgcccctacccggggttgaactcacgacctgagGAACCAATCTCCTAGCAGCACTTTCTTTTCAATGTAAATCTTTTGTGACATAATTCAAGGAATGTTAGTAATGTTTTAACGTAATTCAGCTGCATGAAAATAATTCTTTATGTTTTTGGTAGAAACATAACAGGTCAAACAACTAAATGTCTATTACCATTTTGAAACACATGATATATTTAGTGTTTCCTTTGTACATAGATTCTAATCTAAATATCGTCacattttattacaaatagaaATAATGCAGTACAGACATAGCTTTCATTgaacatttattacaaatagacTAATGCAGTAGATACATAGCTTTCATTgaacatttattacaaatagaaaTAATGCAGTAGAGACATAGCTTTCATTGTTATTACCATCACCACAAGTGTGTTTACAAATGCAAAAAATGAGGAAAGTTTTCATTTATTCTGTAGCATTTTGACCGTGATTTTTTATTCATTGCGTTATTTTGTGGATGTCTACGATACATAGGATTACATTTGCGCATCAAATACTGATGGTGCGCACCATACACGATATTTTAAGATAATAATTACCATCATTTTCCTTGGTTATAGATTCCAGTGAGTCGACAAATATTGCTTCAGTTACTTTAATCTCATTGGATGTATCTTTCTCATTTTctgaaatacaaatatacaattttagaATTACATACGAAAAGAAGCCAAGAATCACAGCTGTGcttgaattaaattaattgCTGTGAAATCATATTGATAAACATATCAGTCATGAAATATAGCTGTCTTCTTTCTTTAACTATACATTTAGtctgtgcaaggtgaagataacgaacagtgatcaatctcataactcctacaagcaatacaaaatagatagttgggcaaacacggacccctggacacaccagaggtgggatcaggtgtctaggaggagtaagcatcccctgttgaccggtcacacccgccgtgagccccatatcctgatcaggtaaacggagttatccgcagtcaaatcagtgtgccaagaacgccttaacaatcggtatgaaacacgtcagacagcatttgacccaatgcgaggttgtattgacgaactagatcgttataacgaccatagaatttgcgaaatgctgacttcaatcaagactgttgaaatccctgtaccatcaacttgtttgtcagtagcttacctcgatttaaaaactgactatacccagaacaagctcttgcatatcgaatcagttgagatatataaacaccatatgcaggtgataatggaatattgctaaataaatgtatatatcatccAAAAGCCTTAAAATtagcgtcattttattaatttcatcttatttatgatggaaaataatccaaatgactaaataggggacatatttcaagctctatgAAATTTgtataaagtggcgcccccgaaACCGCAATTattggatccgcccctggcaGTGCagactgtagctctctgggataTAAAGGGGATAGACCAAAGAGCTACTGATTAATATTAATAACCACAGACCAATCAAGCTACATCCCTGTGACTTTCTGTTGACCGGAAATTTGTATATCGAAGTTTATTTACCACAGGCAcctgtttctgtaaataacttatgacctctgtatattaataataacacaaggtacctagcttcaaatgacaccgaatatcaccccccccccccctcagaatgtcggccttttgagcttccagggaatatgtTATGTAAATGTACTTACTACCGTTCTCtagtacaatcattcaactaaaAAAGCATGTATGACAttactgcattcattgcctattatcgccgaaaactgcaacaaaacatgggtcTGCAGCTCGATTTTCCGATTCATACCACGAAGTGCTTTATA encodes the following:
- the LOC125664356 gene encoding E3 ubiquitin-protein ligase TRIM71-like, producing the protein MLHPRRSAQTVLLCDLCETVDLHSHCELCNVHLCKACVEEHLSDSSKKHNVVYFLHRKSTPSYSKCPTHADKHSELYCEECDVPVCSTCVSKKHRGHNLCDVLEKFSSKTENLQKDLEELESRICPRYEEMASDVQTEKSELQTKYGKLTTDADQQGEVLHREVTAIVNQRKSDIQEMKTKHMAALDKNTDEITQRITELRKIIEDLKKILNTKDVSLTSTYKSRNGEFRQLPPKVRVTLPSLSPQKINTEKLREMFGSLSPLSINTEQGDTMKSAEAVSSPPVKPLLDEPRVTATIDTGYGMCRLFSVSCLSEDQVWTRGDNDTMKLLNLQSKLLTSIQTKSGKQPQDIAVTRDGDLVYTDSNNINLVKNKQIQTVITLQGWRPGGVCCTAGNDLLVIMYSDDGEQSKVVRYSGSTETQSIQFDDQGRPLYSSDVLYKYLSENRNLDICVADWDASAVVVVNQSGKLRFRYTGHPSDTEQSFDPRGITTDSQSHILTADIDNHRIHILDQDGQFLRYIHCGLRAPWGLCVDIRDNLFVAECGTAKVKKIQYL